In a genomic window of Mageeibacillus indolicus UPII9-5:
- a CDS encoding ABC transporter permease translates to MFKMLNPINFYHAVGKRKFLEFVLLAVFILFFYGPLLNMLMLAFADEYTAPNILPQTWGIKWWQYIFAQRSLVSSMVQSFLVAIITTVVSMFLCIPAAYSIARFQYRGRKLFMLSFMLTNAFPKLGIYTSIAILFYKYHLMGTLTGVVIIHLIHSMMFMVWLPAAAFRAVHRQQEEAARDIGAGPLRTFFKITLPLAMPGIAVATLYTFLGSMEEAQGTMLVGMARIKTMPVAMYGIVLDSSAVQIGAVFALLLIVPSALMIFLMRKYIGPEAISGGFKMK, encoded by the coding sequence ATGTTCAAAATGCTCAATCCGATAAATTTTTATCACGCAGTCGGTAAACGAAAATTCTTAGAATTTGTTCTTTTAGCTGTCTTTATACTCTTTTTCTACGGCCCACTTCTAAATATGCTGATGCTTGCCTTCGCCGATGAGTATACTGCTCCTAATATTTTGCCACAGACTTGGGGAATTAAATGGTGGCAGTATATTTTCGCTCAAAGAAGTCTGGTTTCATCTATGGTACAGTCCTTTCTAGTGGCGATAATTACAACCGTCGTTTCTATGTTCCTATGCATACCTGCAGCTTATTCTATTGCTCGTTTTCAATACCGTGGTCGCAAGCTCTTCATGCTTTCATTTATGCTTACCAATGCTTTCCCTAAACTCGGCATATATACATCCATTGCTATTTTGTTTTACAAGTATCATCTTATGGGAACTTTGACCGGGGTAGTTATAATCCACCTTATTCATTCTATGATGTTCATGGTTTGGTTGCCGGCGGCAGCTTTTCGCGCCGTACACAGGCAGCAGGAAGAAGCTGCTCGCGATATCGGAGCCGGGCCGCTAAGGACATTTTTCAAAATTACCTTACCCTTGGCGATGCCGGGGATCGCTGTAGCTACGCTTTACACATTCTTGGGCTCCATGGAGGAAGCACAAGGGACGATGCTAGTTGGAATGGCGCGCATCAAAACCATGCCGGTAGCTATGTACGGTATAGTACTAGATTCATCTGCTGTTCAGATCGGGGCAGTATTTGCTTTACTGCTAATAGTTCCATCAGCGTTGATGATTTTTTTAATGCGTAAGTACATAGGGCCGGAGGCTATTTCCGGCGGATTTAAGATGAAATAA
- a CDS encoding MgtC/SapB family protein — protein MIIVLHIFDGLRTLTFQSLIIRLILAMLFGGFIGLERGRKQQPAGFRTYMLVCLGAALTILLPLYSAEMIQQHWQAIAHLTLKNDVSRFGAQAVGGIGFLGAGTILITGRQQVKGLTTAAGLWASACMGLAIGAGFYEAVILAFILIFFAVKILPPLETMIVEKARFINIYVEVAEIGNMGEVINTIKAQHADILDLDIERKPKDKNFNPNAVLALRLPQHQQHTKILTRLAELDCVRTVEEI, from the coding sequence GTGATAATTGTGCTGCATATTTTTGATGGGTTGCGAACCTTGACGTTTCAATCTCTGATCATACGGCTGATTTTAGCCATGCTATTCGGTGGATTTATTGGGTTGGAGCGCGGACGCAAGCAGCAACCGGCCGGCTTTCGCACATATATGTTGGTTTGTCTGGGCGCGGCTCTGACAATTTTGCTGCCTTTGTACAGTGCCGAAATGATTCAGCAACACTGGCAAGCCATAGCTCACCTAACACTCAAAAATGATGTTTCTCGCTTCGGAGCGCAGGCAGTTGGCGGTATCGGTTTTCTAGGCGCCGGCACAATCCTTATCACCGGTCGACAGCAGGTTAAAGGATTGACCACGGCAGCCGGACTTTGGGCCTCTGCTTGCATGGGATTAGCCATCGGGGCAGGCTTCTATGAAGCGGTAATTTTGGCCTTCATCCTTATATTTTTTGCCGTAAAAATTTTGCCTCCGTTAGAAACCATGATCGTCGAAAAAGCTCGTTTTATCAACATTTATGTCGAAGTTGCTGAAATCGGAAATATGGGGGAAGTAATCAACACTATCAAGGCGCAGCATGCCGATATTTTAGACCTGGATATTGAGCGTAAGCCGAAGGATAAAAATTTCAACCCTAATGCTGTATTAGCTTTGCGGCTACCACAACACCAGCAGCACACGAAAATACTGACTAGGTTGGCCGAACTTGATTGCGTACGTACGGTTGAAGAAATTTAA
- a CDS encoding MgtC/SapB family protein has protein sequence MLEALDFLRGINFLSVVVRLMLAVICGGVIGIERAYKRRPAGFRTHILICLGAAMTTLTSQYLSIYMSYTTDISRLGAHVIAGIGFIGAGTIIVTKRQRVKGLTTAAGLWTAAIIGLVLGSGYFEAGILATILIMAAELLFSKIEYRILHNTREINLFIEYNRKNTLEKILAYCAQNNLKVLDIEVTRQGDSDPSSQVHPMIDETGENAAKETRAPGQIQPQDHGQAQSLVQAQGQTKGFGDDAAGAISGETDRLKNYAFVILNILLNRQVRLEEVIESLAAVRGVISVDKL, from the coding sequence ATGTTGGAAGCATTGGATTTTTTACGGGGAATTAATTTTTTGTCAGTTGTCGTCCGTTTAATGCTGGCAGTAATTTGCGGCGGAGTTATCGGAATTGAGCGTGCTTACAAAAGGCGGCCGGCCGGCTTTCGCACGCATATTCTGATATGTCTCGGCGCGGCAATGACCACGTTGACTAGCCAATATCTTTCCATATACATGTCCTACACCACCGACATTTCTCGGTTAGGTGCGCACGTTATCGCCGGAATAGGTTTTATCGGCGCCGGCACAATAATCGTCACTAAGCGGCAGCGGGTAAAAGGATTGACTACGGCGGCCGGCTTGTGGACAGCAGCGATTATCGGCTTGGTTTTGGGCAGCGGATACTTTGAAGCCGGTATCTTGGCGACCATTCTCATCATGGCGGCCGAATTACTTTTTTCTAAAATCGAATACCGAATTTTGCATAATACCCGTGAAATAAATCTATTTATTGAATACAATCGCAAAAACACTCTGGAAAAAATCCTCGCCTATTGCGCCCAAAATAATTTGAAGGTTTTAGATATTGAAGTTACACGTCAAGGGGATAGTGACCCGTCAAGCCAAGTGCATCCGATGATCGATGAAACTGGCGAAAATGCAGCGAAAGAAACGCGAGCACCAGGACAAATTCAGCCGCAGGATCATGGACAAGCTCAATCACTAGTACAAGCACAGGGGCAAACTAAGGGGTTCGGAGATGATGCAGCAGGCGCAATTTCCGGTGAAACAGATCGGCTCAAAAATTATGCTTTTGTCATATTGAATATATTGCTGAACCGACAAGTACGGCTTGAGGAAGTTATCGAGAGTCTGGCCGCCGTACGTGGAGTCATATCCGTTGACAAACTCTAG
- a CDS encoding GNAT family N-acetyltransferase, producing the protein MEIRKILPSDSAELGAVYAKVFSAPPWNGKWTADTATTSLACIMQAPGFYGNVVLAGGKIIGAVLGRIRVFGQSRSYYMDEFFVTEHWRRQGVATALYRHSIDELKSNEVSGIFFTTLRDSPAYEFYRKAGAWDLTDSACFYHLIK; encoded by the coding sequence ATGGAAATAAGGAAGATTTTGCCATCCGATAGTGCAGAATTGGGTGCCGTATACGCTAAAGTATTCAGTGCCCCGCCGTGGAACGGAAAGTGGACAGCAGATACGGCCACCACGTCCTTGGCTTGCATAATGCAGGCACCCGGCTTTTACGGCAACGTCGTTTTGGCCGGAGGAAAAATAATTGGGGCTGTTCTGGGGCGGATAAGAGTGTTTGGCCAAAGCCGCTCCTACTATATGGATGAGTTTTTTGTAACTGAGCATTGGCGGCGTCAAGGTGTGGCGACGGCGCTTTATCGGCACAGTATTGATGAATTGAAAAGCAACGAAGTTAGCGGCATATTTTTTACGACTTTGCGCGACAGCCCGGCTTATGAATTTTATAGAAAGGCCGGCGCATGGGATTTGACGGATTCCGCCTGTTTCTACCATTTGATTAAATAG
- a CDS encoding PfkB family carbohydrate kinase has protein sequence MRKYDIALLGPLSLDINVEPDGREIHEIGGAVTCAAYAVQATGVKSVVLPQANLRQVDVAARFRDLPCDIIPVDSQGTTSIRNVYYDASHERRDSKILGCADGFKLSDLGDVKASIYHLGGLVHTDFSTDFILGLAEIGDIGADAQFLLRHADLTTGAMPFTDYAEKLQVLPRLRYLKVDAREAEIMTGTADREAAARQLYTWGAKEIFVSYHTEMMVFDGKTLYTCAYHPTSTAGRTGRGDTVFSAYLAMRLNHSIEESLLFATALVCLKIGKVGPFKGTAKDVRDLITAAGMKVERIEWK, from the coding sequence ATGCGCAAGTATGACATTGCTCTTTTAGGGCCTCTTTCACTGGATATCAATGTTGAACCCGACGGTCGGGAAATTCACGAAATCGGCGGAGCGGTAACCTGCGCTGCTTATGCAGTCCAGGCAACCGGGGTAAAAAGCGTGGTTTTGCCGCAAGCAAATTTACGCCAGGTGGATGTTGCAGCTCGTTTCAGGGATCTGCCTTGCGATATAATCCCGGTTGATTCCCAGGGGACGACTTCAATTAGAAATGTATACTATGATGCTTCGCACGAACGCCGAGACAGCAAAATTTTAGGGTGTGCCGACGGCTTCAAACTGAGCGATCTAGGCGATGTAAAGGCTTCAATTTACCACCTGGGCGGACTTGTTCACACTGACTTTAGCACAGATTTTATTCTTGGTCTGGCTGAAATCGGCGACATTGGGGCGGATGCACAATTTTTGCTGCGGCATGCTGACCTGACTACCGGAGCGATGCCTTTTACTGATTATGCTGAAAAATTGCAAGTCCTTCCACGCTTGCGCTATTTAAAAGTCGATGCGCGTGAAGCAGAAATTATGACCGGAACGGCGGATCGAGAAGCCGCGGCACGCCAGCTTTATACCTGGGGAGCGAAAGAAATTTTTGTCTCCTACCATACGGAAATGATGGTGTTTGATGGCAAAACGCTTTATACATGCGCCTACCATCCGACGAGCACAGCAGGACGAACGGGACGCGGCGATACCGTATTCTCGGCATATTTAGCTATGCGACTTAACCATTCAATTGAAGAAAGTCTGTTGTTTGCGACGGCGTTGGTTTGCCTCAAGATCGGAAAAGTCGGGCCGTTCAAAGGCACGGCGAAAGATGTGCGTGACCTGATTACGGCAGCAGGCATGAAAGTGGAACGAATAGAATGGAAATAA
- the sufC gene encoding Fe-S cluster assembly ATPase SufC — MAKPVLDIKNLKVEVEGKEILHGINLHIEGGEIHAIMGPNGTGKSTLASALMGHPRYTITAGTVTLDGADLLSMSVDERARAGIFLGMQYPAEVPGVTNTDFLRSAVNAKRNCTVGFMDFRKELITALNELEMRKDLPDRYLNEGFSGGEKKRNEILQMKLLRPSIAILDEIDSGLDIDALRIVGQNITDMFKKRGEEMAVLMITHYQRLLDYVHPDFVHVIIDGKIVHTGDAALALRLEAEGYDWLKQELGIEINADEAQDASGAGQVATDVGGGSSASTASSASAAGVANDLDALFK, encoded by the coding sequence ATGGCAAAACCTGTTTTAGACATCAAAAATCTTAAGGTTGAAGTCGAAGGCAAAGAAATTTTGCACGGCATCAATTTACATATTGAAGGGGGCGAAATTCACGCCATCATGGGGCCGAACGGCACCGGCAAATCGACTTTGGCCTCAGCTTTAATGGGGCACCCACGTTACACGATCACAGCCGGTACGGTTACTCTGGACGGAGCCGATTTACTTTCAATGAGCGTAGACGAACGAGCACGCGCCGGCATTTTTTTAGGGATGCAGTATCCTGCTGAAGTCCCTGGCGTCACCAATACCGATTTTTTGCGGTCGGCAGTAAACGCCAAACGTAACTGCACGGTTGGCTTTATGGATTTCCGCAAAGAGCTGATAACAGCCTTGAATGAATTGGAAATGCGCAAGGATCTGCCGGATCGTTACCTTAATGAAGGCTTTTCCGGGGGTGAAAAAAAGCGCAACGAGATTTTACAAATGAAACTTTTGCGGCCGTCGATAGCAATTTTGGACGAAATAGATTCCGGGCTTGATATCGATGCATTGAGAATAGTCGGGCAAAACATAACGGATATGTTCAAAAAGCGTGGCGAAGAAATGGCTGTTTTAATGATCACGCACTATCAGCGTTTGCTGGACTACGTACACCCGGATTTTGTTCATGTAATAATTGATGGAAAAATTGTCCACACAGGAGACGCCGCTCTGGCTTTGCGGCTTGAAGCAGAAGGCTATGACTGGTTGAAGCAGGAATTAGGTATCGAAATCAACGCAGACGAAGCGCAAGATGCCTCCGGCGCAGGTCAGGTCGCAACCGACGTTGGCGGCGGTTCCTCTGCCTCTACTGCCTCCTCTGCCTCAGCTGCTGGCGTAGCGAACGATTTAGACGCCCTGTTCAAGTAA
- a CDS encoding SufD family Fe-S cluster assembly protein gives MLKFPCALSESDLAAMQGTVVDFTAAGQPAVPEQLADAGQMIGVALLKNHSLSAKAYDAFADVLFQPESKRPQTLFLQDLARPQTSLCPDWTQVKNDLLILRLPASNDESRYFSFNVPTNTKRQIVIVEADSCSPAAVATLSPDTRTAAAAATGKAATFIDISVERDAELNIVYVHAAHTATPHTAGICLYNARVATNAAFTWTAVDFTGSLQEFGRTELAEPYAKANINAAAFILSGHEQSYLTKIICARPHTTAHIFNRGVVEGKATGRMAAVCDIAKGASGTIARQENRFITLSPEAKAFADPSLLIDEYDVAASHLATVGQLDEESTYYLCSRGLSRSQAIRLVTVGFLIPVLDLIPQTALRDTLKSDLDSTVNEKRGDN, from the coding sequence ATGTTGAAATTTCCTTGCGCTTTGAGTGAATCGGATTTGGCTGCCATGCAAGGCACCGTAGTCGATTTCACCGCCGCCGGGCAACCGGCTGTCCCTGAACAACTGGCTGATGCCGGGCAAATGATCGGTGTGGCTTTGCTAAAGAACCATTCTTTGTCCGCCAAAGCCTATGATGCTTTTGCCGATGTGCTATTCCAACCGGAGTCAAAACGTCCGCAAACTCTGTTTTTACAAGATTTGGCCCGGCCACAAACCAGTTTATGTCCAGATTGGACCCAGGTAAAAAACGATCTGCTGATTTTGCGCTTGCCGGCCAGCAACGATGAATCACGGTATTTTTCATTTAATGTTCCTACAAATACAAAACGGCAAATTGTTATCGTCGAAGCCGACTCATGTTCGCCCGCAGCCGTGGCAACACTGTCACCCGACACAAGAACCGCAGCCGCAGCCGCGACCGGCAAAGCCGCCACTTTCATTGATATTTCAGTTGAACGTGACGCTGAACTGAATATCGTATATGTTCACGCAGCCCATACCGCAACACCGCATACCGCCGGCATTTGCCTCTACAACGCACGCGTAGCCACCAACGCTGCCTTCACTTGGACAGCCGTCGATTTTACCGGCAGCTTGCAGGAATTCGGCCGCACCGAGCTGGCCGAGCCCTATGCCAAGGCGAATATAAATGCAGCTGCGTTTATTCTGAGCGGCCATGAACAGTCATATTTAACCAAAATCATCTGTGCCAGACCACACACCACCGCTCATATATTTAATCGCGGTGTAGTAGAAGGCAAAGCAACCGGACGCATGGCAGCCGTTTGCGATATCGCCAAAGGAGCCTCCGGAACAATTGCCCGACAAGAAAACCGCTTTATCACTTTAAGTCCGGAGGCCAAAGCCTTTGCCGACCCGAGTTTGCTTATTGATGAATACGACGTTGCCGCGTCACATTTGGCAACCGTCGGTCAGCTGGACGAAGAAAGCACCTATTATCTTTGCAGTCGCGGTCTTTCTCGCAGCCAAGCCATACGTTTGGTTACTGTCGGTTTCCTGATTCCGGTTTTGGACCTTATTCCCCAAACCGCTTTACGTGACACTCTGAAATCTGACTTAGATTCCACCGTAAATGAAAAGCGAGGTGATAATTAA
- a CDS encoding aminotransferase class V-fold PLP-dependent enzyme, which produces MSFDVALTGSACPLRVDCSAAGSRTLREAFPMLRTSVKGKPLIYLNSAATALKPQCVIDAMTEYYQTYGVNIARGVDEISYRATKTFEETRHKTANFLHAARSEEIIFTRGTTASLNLVCRSFAETVVSAGDEIIVSSGEHHANYIPWQQLARKVGAKFTVLPLDANGCVTPDTLAAAISDRTKIVAVFHISNVMGACNDLTALAAIAHAHGAYFIADGAQGIVHEQIDVQRTGVDFYAFSGHKLFGPTGIGVLYGKYDLLEQMEPIEYGGEMIDVVDVYTTTFAAPPHRFEAGTMPIAEVIGLGKAIDFVQATGYPLMQARVAALTDYLFKGLQAKPSISLYNPHNLAGGIASFNVSGIHPHDVAGIYDRAGISVRAGQHCSQPMMRALHQQATLRVSLGFYNTFEEIDRFLEITTEAGDFLDVLFG; this is translated from the coding sequence ATGTCTTTTGATGTTGCACTCACCGGCAGTGCCTGTCCACTGCGCGTAGATTGCTCCGCCGCCGGTAGCCGTACCCTGCGCGAGGCTTTCCCGATGCTCCGGACCTCAGTAAAAGGCAAACCCCTCATCTATCTCAACAGCGCGGCCACCGCTTTAAAACCACAATGCGTTATCGATGCGATGACTGAATACTATCAAACCTATGGAGTAAATATCGCTCGAGGCGTGGACGAAATAAGTTACCGAGCAACCAAGACTTTTGAAGAAACACGGCATAAAACGGCTAATTTTTTGCACGCCGCACGCAGTGAAGAAATCATTTTTACCCGCGGCACAACCGCCTCGTTGAATTTGGTCTGTCGTTCTTTTGCCGAAACTGTCGTTTCAGCTGGCGATGAAATCATCGTCTCGTCTGGCGAACACCATGCCAATTACATTCCCTGGCAACAATTGGCTCGCAAAGTCGGGGCCAAATTTACCGTCTTGCCGCTCGATGCAAACGGCTGTGTCACGCCGGATACTTTGGCGGCCGCCATCAGCGATCGCACCAAAATCGTAGCCGTATTCCATATCAGCAATGTTATGGGAGCCTGCAACGATCTAACGGCTTTAGCGGCCATTGCCCATGCGCATGGAGCTTACTTCATTGCCGATGGTGCTCAAGGGATTGTACACGAACAAATAGATGTACAACGCACCGGTGTTGATTTTTATGCCTTCAGTGGGCATAAGCTTTTCGGGCCGACTGGAATAGGAGTTCTTTACGGCAAATATGATTTGCTTGAGCAGATGGAGCCAATTGAATACGGCGGTGAAATGATAGATGTCGTTGACGTCTATACGACAACTTTTGCTGCGCCGCCGCACCGTTTTGAAGCCGGCACCATGCCGATTGCCGAGGTCATCGGGCTGGGCAAGGCCATCGACTTCGTTCAGGCGACCGGCTATCCTTTGATGCAAGCCAGGGTAGCCGCTTTGACCGATTATCTGTTCAAAGGACTGCAGGCGAAGCCATCGATCAGTCTGTACAATCCGCATAATTTAGCTGGCGGTATTGCCAGTTTCAATGTTTCCGGCATCCATCCACACGACGTCGCCGGGATTTACGACCGCGCCGGTATTTCCGTCCGCGCCGGGCAACACTGCTCGCAGCCGATGATGCGCGCTTTACACCAACAAGCCACATTGCGCGTGAGCCTCGGTTTTTACAACACATTTGAAGAAATAGATCGTTTTTTAGAAATAACTACGGAAGCCGGTGATTTTCTCGATGTTCTCTTCGGATGA
- the sufU gene encoding Fe-S cluster assembly sulfur transfer protein SufU: MFSSDETLLRQIIMDHYRNPRNKGLINDKKYHTVHLKNPSCGDDLTVQLAVSDGKITDVRQSGAGCSICCSSASMMSELIKGHTLSEAQSLIKNFRNMVESEPYNEADLGDAISLQGVSHLPQRVKCATLSWLACQQGIDEIEAGLPSAAEPRTVSCTLTEDSLKNMH; the protein is encoded by the coding sequence ATGTTCTCTTCGGATGAAACTTTATTGCGTCAAATAATCATGGATCACTATCGTAATCCGCGTAACAAAGGACTTATTAATGATAAAAAATATCACACCGTGCATTTGAAAAATCCAAGTTGCGGTGATGATTTAACCGTGCAGCTGGCCGTTTCGGACGGCAAAATCACGGATGTGCGGCAAAGTGGTGCTGGGTGTTCGATTTGCTGTTCTAGTGCCTCAATGATGAGCGAACTTATCAAAGGGCATACGTTAAGTGAAGCGCAGTCTTTGATTAAGAATTTTCGCAACATGGTGGAATCAGAACCGTATAATGAAGCGGATCTTGGGGATGCTATCAGCCTGCAAGGGGTTTCGCACCTACCGCAGCGGGTAAAATGTGCCACTTTAAGTTGGCTGGCTTGTCAGCAAGGAATTGATGAAATTGAGGCCGGCCTACCCTCGGCCGCCGAGCCGCGCACGGTATCCTGCACGCTGACTGAAGATTCGCTGAAAAATATGCACTGA
- the sufB gene encoding Fe-S cluster assembly protein SufB, with translation MENKNIPNQNSNLAAEDKIQAESIVRSDFEHKIYDGDISVLKFSKGLDEAKVREISRLKKEPAWMTDIRVKAYHTFLKTPYPTFGPDLSGLDLDDITYYNRATPKAESTWDQVPEKIKETFDKLGIPEAEKQYLAGVTTQYESEVVYHKAQQKLQELGVVFLDTDTGLKKYPELFERFFGKLVPAADNKFAALNTAVWSGGSFIYVPKGVKCPQPVQSYFRINSERLGQFERTLIIVDDDADLHYIEGCTAPTYTTSSLHAAIVEIFVGKNAKCRYSTVQNWSNNVYNLVTKRSSCEAGGHMEWVDGNIGAGVTMLYPSCYLRGEGAHGSMISVSMADRGQIQDIGARMIHTAPNTSSQIISKSLSRNGGNAIYRGTVEHTPAAHGAKSYIECDTLILDKESESDTIPTYRIREGVSEIEHEGTVSKVNEEQIFYLMSRGLTEEAATEMIISGFIEPFTRELPMEYAVELNQLLKLDMSNSVG, from the coding sequence ATGGAAAATAAAAATATACCTAATCAAAACAGCAATCTCGCCGCGGAGGACAAGATTCAGGCCGAATCAATCGTACGCAGCGATTTTGAACATAAAATTTATGACGGCGACATATCCGTGCTAAAATTCAGCAAGGGTTTGGACGAGGCTAAAGTGCGAGAAATTTCCCGTCTAAAAAAGGAGCCGGCCTGGATGACCGATATTCGGGTAAAAGCTTACCACACCTTTTTAAAAACCCCCTATCCTACCTTCGGGCCGGATCTCAGTGGTTTAGATTTGGATGACATCACCTATTATAATCGCGCCACCCCGAAAGCCGAAAGCACTTGGGATCAGGTGCCGGAAAAGATCAAAGAAACTTTCGACAAGCTCGGCATTCCGGAAGCGGAAAAACAATATTTGGCCGGAGTCACCACCCAATATGAGTCTGAGGTCGTTTATCACAAGGCCCAGCAAAAACTGCAAGAACTGGGAGTCGTTTTCCTTGACACTGATACCGGGCTAAAGAAGTATCCAGAATTATTCGAACGTTTTTTCGGTAAACTGGTGCCGGCTGCTGACAATAAATTTGCTGCCCTCAATACAGCTGTTTGGTCAGGCGGTTCTTTCATCTATGTACCGAAAGGTGTGAAATGTCCTCAACCGGTGCAATCTTATTTTCGCATCAATTCCGAACGTTTAGGGCAGTTTGAACGCACATTGATCATTGTCGATGATGATGCCGATCTGCATTACATCGAAGGCTGCACCGCCCCAACCTACACCACCAGCTCCTTGCACGCAGCCATTGTCGAAATTTTTGTTGGCAAAAACGCCAAATGTCGTTATTCAACTGTGCAAAATTGGTCTAACAATGTTTATAATCTGGTTACCAAACGCTCTTCCTGTGAGGCTGGCGGCCACATGGAATGGGTCGATGGCAATATTGGAGCCGGCGTAACTATGCTTTACCCATCCTGCTATTTGCGGGGTGAAGGGGCGCACGGTAGCATGATTTCTGTTTCCATGGCTGACCGGGGTCAAATCCAGGACATCGGGGCACGGATGATTCATACCGCACCTAATACCAGCTCACAAATTATTTCCAAGTCACTCTCGCGAAACGGGGGCAATGCCATCTATCGCGGTACGGTAGAACACACGCCGGCAGCGCACGGGGCCAAGTCCTACATTGAATGTGACACACTTATTTTGGACAAAGAATCTGAATCCGACACCATTCCTACCTACCGTATTCGGGAAGGCGTTTCGGAAATTGAGCATGAGGGAACCGTTTCCAAAGTTAATGAAGAACAGATCTTTTACTTGATGAGTCGAGGTCTGACAGAGGAAGCCGCTACCGAAATGATAATTTCCGGATTTATTGAACCTTTCACCCGAGAGTTGCCGATGGAATATGCGGTCGAATTAAATCAGTTGCTAAAACTTGACATGTCGAACAGCGTCGGTTGA
- a CDS encoding LPXTG cell wall anchor domain-containing protein, which translates to MKYIPKPKKQVHALPKTGESISFGWLFFALGILLTGFAVVCKKKIMECGRSID; encoded by the coding sequence ATTAAATATATTCCAAAACCCAAGAAACAGGTTCACGCATTGCCTAAGACTGGCGAATCCATCTCTTTCGGCTGGTTATTTTTTGCTTTAGGAATTTTGCTCACAGGATTTGCAGTAGTTTGTAAGAAGAAAATAATGGAATGTGGCAGAAGTATTGATTGA
- a CDS encoding DUF2974 domain-containing protein: MGNILDYIKKANKTLAEQPLNAVDSLILAWLSYWQLPEQIKLNGEKVGLSAVIASGKATLGLFAKEKYTGNPFCSLAQQSYAADFLRALAKSRRFSKIIVSDYIEELNPAAEKQFAAFAFRLSPNLLYVGFRGTDASFVGWKEDFNMTYMSPIPAQERAREFLAGVAAETNGELLVGGHSKGGNLAVYAAATVAPAVQQRIKRVYSHDGPGFLPEFCQSPGFVAIENKIEKILPQTSIIGMLLNSGEQYRVVKSDGFGIMQHDPFTWQVSDGDFIWLEDISKEAKFVDDTLTGWLQTISVADRERFIDCLYALLINNTEADSVEEFKADWKTNIPAVLQATVHLDELTKKFLLNTVKALAVLGVKNLPLYFSTPARLEERINRLKEHWQKHIGNFWAKL; the protein is encoded by the coding sequence ATGGGAAATATATTAGACTATATAAAAAAAGCAAACAAAACGTTGGCGGAACAACCGCTCAATGCGGTGGACAGCCTGATTTTGGCATGGCTGTCTTATTGGCAACTGCCGGAACAAATTAAGCTCAATGGTGAAAAGGTAGGGCTGAGTGCTGTCATAGCTTCTGGCAAGGCCACGCTCGGCCTGTTTGCCAAGGAAAAATACACTGGCAACCCGTTCTGTAGTCTGGCCCAACAATCCTATGCGGCAGATTTCTTGCGGGCTTTGGCCAAATCACGCCGCTTCAGTAAAATTATCGTTTCTGATTATATAGAAGAACTTAATCCGGCCGCTGAAAAACAATTTGCCGCTTTTGCTTTCCGCTTGAGTCCTAATTTGCTATATGTTGGTTTTCGTGGTACCGACGCAAGTTTTGTCGGGTGGAAAGAAGATTTTAACATGACTTATATGTCACCAATCCCGGCTCAAGAACGGGCGAGGGAATTTCTTGCCGGGGTAGCGGCTGAAACGAATGGCGAGCTTCTGGTAGGCGGGCATTCGAAAGGTGGCAATCTAGCTGTTTACGCGGCGGCTACAGTCGCCCCTGCTGTGCAACAACGGATAAAGCGTGTCTACAGTCATGATGGCCCTGGATTCTTGCCGGAGTTTTGCCAGTCGCCGGGCTTTGTTGCCATCGAAAACAAGATTGAAAAGATTCTCCCCCAAACTTCGATCATTGGTATGTTACTTAACTCGGGTGAGCAATATAGAGTAGTAAAAAGCGATGGTTTCGGAATTATGCAGCACGATCCCTTTACCTGGCAGGTTAGCGATGGAGATTTTATCTGGCTGGAAGACATTTCGAAAGAGGCCAAGTTTGTTGATGATACACTTACCGGCTGGCTGCAAACGATATCCGTCGCCGACCGTGAACGCTTCATTGATTGCCTATATGCGTTGTTGATCAACAACACTGAAGCCGACTCAGTAGAAGAATTTAAAGCAGACTGGAAAACAAATATTCCGGCGGTTCTGCAGGCCACCGTTCATTTGGATGAACTGACGAAAAAATTTCTGTTAAATACGGTAAAGGCTTTGGCGGTGCTGGGTGTGAAAAATTTGCCACTTTATTTTTCTACCCCGGCTCGTTTGGAGGAACGGATTAATCGCCTCAAAGAGCATTGGCAAAAGCATATTGGTAATTTTTGGGCCAAGCTGTGA